One part of the Mariniflexile litorale genome encodes these proteins:
- the gltB gene encoding glutamate synthase large subunit, producing the protein MLKKQGMYLPEFEHENCGAGFICNLKGEKTNQIIHDALEILVKLEHRGGVSADGKTGDGAGLLIDIPHDYFKRVCSFNLPEQREYAVGMVFLPKVPNQYQFCKDTFEKEIKEQGLSILGWRHVPVDSTQLGEIALASEPNIEQIFIGKTEDITEAVFKAKLFAARKITEHAIRKSKISESGYFYLPSLSTTTLIYKGIIMPEDIGPYYTDLQQIDLVTRLALVHQRFSTNTMPTWELAQPFRFMCQNGEINTLRGNVSRMRVREEIMKSDVFGPQIEKLFPIILPGKSDSASMDMVVELLTHTDRSLPEIMMMMIPEAWEKHQTMSPERKAFYEYNACIMEAWDGPASVPFTDGDYIGALLDRNGLRPSRYTITKSGKLIMASEIGVVEIAPEDVERHGRLEPGKMFLVDMNKGRIIEDEEIKSKIVSERPYKKWLDETRLHLKDVPYTNETCPIETIDIKTRQRLFNYTFEDIQEVITPMAVAGKEALGSMGIDTPLAVLSDRPQLISNYFKQLFAQVTNPPLDGIREEIVTDISLNLGKDRNIFSITERQCRKLRIQNPVISNDDLEKIRSISIEGFKAETIHILYPKAQGLNGLEDALENMIIQVSKALDKGANIIILSDRGVNKEFAPIPALLACSYVNHQMNRLRKRSYFDIIIESAEPREPHHFATLFGYGASAINPYMVNEIIRSQVKEGFITGMDEQKAVNNFNKAIGSGILKVMNKIGISTLHSYRGSQIFEIVGFSSQFVEKYFPYTASRIEGIGLYEIEKEITERYKYAYPDNLIDKRLGLNIGGDYRWRRNGERHMFNPTTVSKLQQAVRLSDQASYDVYAKAINEQAENLMTIRGLFEFDKLDPIPLEEVEPWTDIVKRFKTGAMSYGSISREAHENLAIAMNRIGGKSNSGEGGEDRKRFHPDLNGDSRNSAIKQVASGRFGVTSHYLTNAKEIQIKMAQGAKPGEGGQLPGEKVYPWIAAVRNSTPFVGLISPPPHHDIYSIEDLAQLIFDLKNANREARINVKLVSEVGVGTIAAGVAKAKADVVLIAGYDGGTGASPLTSLKHAGLPWELGLAEAQQTLVLNNLRSRIVVECDGQLKTGRDVAIAALLGAEEFGFATAPLVASGCIMMRKCHLNTCPVGIATQDKELRKNFKGTPEHVINFFYYIAEELRGIMAQLGFRTLAEMVGQTHKINANKAITHYKAKGLDLSAILHRPEAYKLMTVKNTEKQDHNLDDVLDFTILKDSHRALYRKEKMTLVYPIHNTDRTVGAIVSNEISKIYGHLGLPEDTLNVNFAGSAGQSFGAFGANGLTFTLEGNTNDYLGKGLSGAKLIIKKPVKADFIAENNIIVGNVCLFGAIQGEAYINGIAGERFAVRNSGAITVVEGLGDHGCEYMTGGKVVVLGKTGRNFAAGMSGGIAYVYDPENKFTNGLCNTETIEFEEVLNEDAQDLKALIKNHVQYTNSNRGKELLANWETSLKNFVKVMPTEYKKALIRLETEEQMVEELTIA; encoded by the coding sequence ATGCTGAAGAAACAAGGAATGTATTTACCTGAATTCGAACACGAAAATTGTGGTGCAGGTTTTATTTGTAATCTTAAAGGAGAGAAAACAAATCAAATTATTCACGATGCGTTAGAAATTCTAGTAAAGTTAGAGCACCGAGGTGGTGTAAGTGCTGATGGAAAAACCGGGGATGGGGCTGGTTTGTTAATTGATATTCCTCACGATTATTTTAAACGCGTATGTAGTTTTAATCTTCCTGAACAAAGAGAATACGCTGTAGGTATGGTATTTTTACCCAAAGTACCTAACCAATATCAATTTTGCAAAGATACTTTTGAAAAAGAGATAAAAGAACAAGGCCTTTCTATACTAGGATGGCGTCACGTACCTGTAGATTCTACTCAATTAGGAGAAATTGCATTGGCTTCAGAGCCTAATATAGAACAAATTTTTATTGGAAAAACAGAAGATATAACTGAAGCTGTTTTTAAAGCTAAATTATTTGCTGCCCGTAAAATTACAGAACATGCTATTAGAAAATCTAAAATTTCTGAAAGTGGTTATTTTTATTTACCAAGTTTATCTACAACAACTCTTATTTATAAAGGTATTATCATGCCTGAAGATATTGGGCCTTATTATACCGATTTACAACAAATAGATTTGGTAACGCGTTTAGCACTAGTTCACCAACGCTTCTCTACCAACACGATGCCTACCTGGGAACTAGCACAACCGTTCCGTTTTATGTGTCAAAATGGTGAGATAAACACCCTTCGTGGTAACGTAAGTAGAATGCGTGTGCGTGAAGAAATTATGAAAAGTGACGTTTTCGGACCTCAAATAGAAAAATTATTTCCAATTATATTACCAGGAAAATCAGATTCTGCTTCTATGGATATGGTGGTTGAGTTGTTAACTCATACCGACAGGTCTTTACCAGAAATTATGATGATGATGATTCCAGAAGCATGGGAAAAACACCAAACCATGTCTCCAGAACGTAAAGCATTTTACGAATACAATGCTTGTATTATGGAAGCTTGGGATGGTCCTGCATCGGTACCATTTACAGATGGTGATTATATCGGTGCTTTACTTGATAGAAATGGCTTAAGACCTTCAAGATATACCATTACCAAAAGTGGTAAATTAATTATGGCTTCGGAAATTGGTGTGGTAGAAATTGCTCCAGAAGATGTAGAAAGACATGGTAGATTAGAGCCAGGAAAAATGTTCTTGGTAGACATGAACAAAGGGCGAATTATTGAAGATGAGGAGATTAAAAGTAAAATTGTTTCTGAAAGACCTTACAAAAAATGGTTAGATGAAACACGCTTACATTTAAAAGATGTGCCTTACACCAACGAAACTTGCCCGATAGAAACCATTGATATCAAAACAAGACAACGTTTATTTAATTATACGTTCGAAGATATACAAGAGGTTATTACACCTATGGCAGTTGCGGGAAAAGAAGCTTTAGGTTCTATGGGTATTGATACACCTTTGGCTGTATTATCCGACAGACCGCAATTAATTTCAAATTATTTCAAACAATTATTCGCCCAAGTTACCAACCCTCCTTTAGATGGTATCCGAGAAGAAATTGTAACAGATATTAGTTTAAATCTTGGAAAAGATAGAAACATTTTCAGCATTACAGAAAGACAGTGTAGAAAATTAAGAATTCAAAACCCTGTTATTTCTAATGACGATTTAGAAAAAATAAGAAGCATATCAATAGAAGGATTTAAAGCAGAAACTATTCATATTTTATATCCAAAAGCACAAGGTCTTAACGGTCTAGAAGATGCTTTAGAAAATATGATTATTCAAGTTTCTAAAGCTCTTGATAAAGGCGCAAACATCATCATTTTATCGGATAGAGGTGTTAATAAAGAATTTGCACCTATACCTGCTCTATTAGCTTGTTCTTATGTAAATCATCAAATGAACCGTTTACGTAAGCGTTCTTATTTCGATATCATTATAGAATCGGCAGAACCACGTGAACCACATCATTTTGCTACCTTGTTTGGTTATGGCGCTAGTGCTATTAATCCATATATGGTAAATGAAATTATTAGATCACAAGTAAAAGAAGGCTTCATCACAGGTATGGATGAACAAAAAGCGGTTAATAACTTCAACAAAGCTATTGGTTCTGGTATTTTAAAAGTCATGAATAAAATTGGAATCTCTACACTTCATTCATATAGAGGTTCTCAAATTTTCGAAATAGTTGGTTTCAGTTCTCAGTTTGTTGAAAAATACTTCCCATATACAGCTTCTAGAATTGAAGGTATCGGATTATATGAAATTGAAAAAGAAATTACGGAGCGTTATAAATACGCCTATCCAGACAACTTAATAGACAAACGTCTAGGTTTAAATATTGGTGGAGACTATAGATGGAGACGTAATGGTGAACGCCATATGTTTAACCCAACTACGGTTTCTAAATTACAACAAGCTGTTAGGTTAAGTGACCAAGCCAGTTATGATGTATATGCAAAAGCAATAAACGAACAGGCTGAAAATTTAATGACCATTCGTGGGTTATTCGAATTTGATAAATTAGACCCAATTCCTTTAGAAGAAGTAGAACCATGGACAGATATAGTGAAACGTTTCAAAACGGGCGCCATGTCTTACGGATCTATTTCTAGAGAAGCACACGAAAACTTAGCCATTGCGATGAACCGTATTGGTGGTAAATCGAACTCTGGTGAAGGTGGAGAAGATAGAAAACGCTTCCACCCAGATTTAAATGGTGATAGTCGTAACTCGGCTATTAAACAAGTAGCTTCTGGTCGTTTTGGAGTAACATCACATTATTTAACTAACGCGAAGGAAATTCAAATAAAAATGGCTCAGGGAGCGAAGCCTGGTGAAGGTGGACAATTACCTGGAGAAAAAGTTTACCCTTGGATTGCTGCAGTTCGTAATTCCACCCCGTTCGTAGGATTAATTTCGCCACCACCGCATCACGATATTTACTCCATTGAAGATTTAGCACAATTAATTTTCGATTTAAAAAACGCGAATCGTGAAGCGAGAATCAATGTAAAATTGGTATCAGAAGTTGGTGTGGGTACTATTGCTGCTGGGGTAGCAAAAGCCAAAGCCGATGTGGTATTAATTGCTGGGTATGATGGTGGAACAGGAGCTTCTCCTTTAACATCACTAAAACATGCTGGCTTACCTTGGGAACTTGGTTTAGCCGAAGCACAGCAAACGTTGGTTTTAAACAACCTAAGAAGTCGTATTGTTGTAGAATGTGATGGCCAATTAAAAACAGGTCGTGATGTTGCTATTGCAGCCTTATTAGGTGCAGAAGAATTTGGTTTTGCAACCGCTCCTCTTGTAGCTTCTGGTTGTATTATGATGCGTAAGTGTCACTTAAATACATGTCCAGTAGGGATTGCAACTCAAGATAAAGAATTACGTAAAAACTTTAAAGGCACACCAGAACACGTTATTAACTTCTTCTACTATATTGCTGAAGAATTAAGAGGTATTATGGCACAATTAGGGTTTAGAACGCTTGCAGAAATGGTTGGTCAAACTCATAAAATTAACGCTAATAAAGCAATCACCCACTATAAAGCTAAAGGCTTAGATTTATCGGCTATTTTACACAGACCAGAAGCTTATAAGCTTATGACTGTTAAAAACACTGAAAAACAAGACCATAATTTAGATGACGTTCTTGATTTTACAATCTTAAAAGATTCTCACCGCGCTTTATATAGAAAAGAGAAAATGACTTTAGTATACCCCATACACAATACAGACCGTACTGTGGGCGCTATAGTTAGTAATGAAATATCAAAAATATATGGCCATTTAGGTTTACCAGAAGATACACTTAATGTAAACTTTGCAGGATCTGCTGGTCAAAGTTTTGGAGCTTTTGGAGCAAATGGATTAACATTTACTTTAGAAGGAAACACCAACGATTATTTAGGAAAAGGATTATCTGGTGCTAAATTGATTATTAAAAAACCTGTAAAAGCCGATTTTATTGCAGAAAACAACATCATTGTTGGTAATGTTTGTTTATTCGGTGCTATTCAAGGTGAAGCTTATATTAACGGAATTGCTGGTGAACGTTTTGCTGTTAGAAACTCTGGAGCAATTACTGTTGTAGAAGGTCTTGGAGATCATGGTTGTGAATACATGACTGGGGGTAAAGTGGTAGTACTTGGTAAAACTGGAAGAAACTTTGCTGCAGGTATGAGTGGTGGTATCGCATATGTATACGACCCTGAAAACAAATTTACAAACGGTTTATGTAATACCGAAACTATAGAATTTGAAGAAGTTTTAAATGAAGATGCTCAAGATTTGAAAGCATTAATTAAAAACCACGTTCAGTACACAAATAGTAACCGAGGTAAAGAATTATTAGCAAACTGGGAAACTAGTTTAAAAAACTTTGTAAAAGTGATGCCTACCGAATATAAAAAAGCATTAATACGCTTAGAGACTGAAGAACAAATGGTAGAAGAACTAACAATAGCATAA
- a CDS encoding ammonium transporter, whose translation MSIFNMPLIIQDATAVEVLAESVKGDMGMLWMLISGILVFFMQAGFFLVESGMTDSKNAVNIAMKNFLDIAVGSLAFWFIGYSLMYGADASGGFLHWGGFTFSQGAADLFFQTVFAATAATIVSGAIAGRTKYTTYAIFSIIMTALIYPIAGGWEWNGGWLNNTDIMPAEFIDFAGSSIVHSVGGWAALVAAWMVGPRIGKYLNGKPIEMHGHNQMYATLGVFILWLGWFGFNGGSQLAWGGADSDAASQVVLVTNLAASAGALGALLFTWFKNGKPNLGMTLNGALAGLVSITAGCGNMTEGGAVLAGLVGGLLVVLSIGFVEKTLKVDDAVGAISVHGVAGAWGTLVIGLWGVDGDAGIGLFNGGGAAQLGAQAIGVLAYAVWSIGLSYIFLLILKKTIGLRVSEAEEIAGLDISEHGSLAYPGKRQREID comes from the coding sequence ATGTCAATATTTAACATGCCCCTTATAATTCAAGATGCCACAGCTGTTGAAGTCCTTGCAGAATCTGTGAAAGGCGACATGGGAATGCTTTGGATGCTTATATCTGGTATTTTAGTATTCTTTATGCAAGCAGGATTTTTCTTGGTAGAATCTGGAATGACTGATTCTAAAAATGCGGTTAACATCGCCATGAAAAATTTCCTAGACATCGCAGTAGGCTCACTAGCCTTCTGGTTTATTGGATATTCATTAATGTATGGCGCTGATGCCTCAGGTGGTTTCTTACACTGGGGAGGTTTTACCTTTTCTCAAGGTGCTGCCGATTTATTCTTTCAAACTGTATTTGCTGCTACTGCTGCTACCATCGTGTCTGGAGCTATTGCAGGTAGAACAAAGTATACAACCTATGCTATTTTTAGTATCATCATGACGGCTCTTATCTATCCAATCGCTGGTGGATGGGAATGGAATGGTGGATGGCTAAACAATACAGATATTATGCCTGCTGAATTTATCGATTTCGCTGGATCTTCAATTGTTCACTCTGTAGGTGGATGGGCTGCATTAGTTGCTGCTTGGATGGTTGGTCCTAGAATTGGTAAATACTTAAACGGTAAACCAATTGAAATGCACGGTCACAATCAAATGTATGCTACTTTAGGTGTATTTATCCTTTGGTTAGGATGGTTTGGTTTTAATGGTGGTTCTCAATTAGCTTGGGGTGGTGCGGATTCTGATGCTGCTTCTCAAGTAGTACTTGTTACCAATTTAGCTGCTTCAGCTGGAGCTTTAGGAGCTTTGTTGTTTACTTGGTTTAAAAATGGAAAACCAAACTTAGGTATGACATTAAATGGTGCACTTGCTGGTCTTGTAAGTATTACTGCTGGTTGTGGAAACATGACAGAAGGTGGTGCAGTTTTAGCTGGTCTAGTAGGTGGATTACTTGTAGTATTATCTATAGGATTTGTAGAAAAAACATTAAAAGTTGATGATGCTGTAGGTGCTATTTCTGTACACGGTGTAGCTGGCGCTTGGGGAACCTTAGTTATAGGTCTTTGGGGTGTTGATGGCGATGCTGGTATAGGATTATTTAATGGTGGAGGCGCTGCTCAATTAGGAGCTCAAGCTATTGGAGTTTTAGCTTATGCCGTATGGTCTATAGGTCTTTCTTACATCTTCTTACTTATTTTGAAAAAGACTATTGGCTTAAGAGTTTCTGAAGCTGAGGAAATAGCTGGACTAGACATTTCCGAACACGGTTCTTTAGCTTACCCTGGTAAGAGACAAAGAGAAATAGATTAA
- a CDS encoding P-II family nitrogen regulator has product MKKIEAIIRKSKYRVVKEALHEVGVNFFSYWDVTGIGNETQGHVYRGVSYSTSDIQRRYLSIVVNDDFEEATIQAILKSAATGDVGDGKIFVSDIKETYRIRTREKGGDTLR; this is encoded by the coding sequence ATGAAGAAGATTGAAGCAATTATTAGAAAATCTAAATATCGCGTAGTAAAAGAAGCTTTACACGAAGTAGGAGTAAATTTTTTCTCTTATTGGGATGTTACAGGCATTGGAAATGAAACACAAGGACATGTATATAGAGGAGTGTCTTATAGCACCAGTGATATTCAACGTAGGTATTTGTCCATTGTTGTAAATGATGATTTTGAAGAAGCAACCATACAGGCAATTCTTAAATCGGCAGCAACTGGCGATGTGGGTGATGGAAAAATATTTGTGTCGGATATAAAAGAAACTTACAGAATACGAACCAGAGAAAAAGGCGGTGATACTTTAAGGTAA
- a CDS encoding ammonium transporter yields the protein MELLTTNNVWMMICTALVFFMHLGFSLLEIGLTRQKNTINILFKNIFIITIGLLLYCVVGFNLMYPGDFNGFLGFAGFGLDSPLTAEGVLDLTYNEGYTYWTDFLFQGMFAATAATIVSGAVAERIKIVPFMIFTVIYVGFVYPIAGSWKWGGGFLQTLETPFYDFAGSTLVHSVGGWAAVVAVCLLGPRIGKFKEGKPQAIPGHNIPLATTGVLILWLGWFGFNGGSVLSADPGLTSLTLVTTCLAAAAGGVVAMLVSTAMYKNLDLTMFLNGILGGLVGITAGADQMSPTDAILIGAIAGALIVFAVSFIDKLKLDDPVGAIAVHLVCGIWGTLAVGIFGDLAGVDQFISQLIGVGAYAVFCIVTAFIIIFTLKKTVGIRVSEKEELEGLDAHEHGMDAYPDFRLNEH from the coding sequence ATGGAATTACTTACAACAAATAATGTATGGATGATGATCTGTACAGCACTTGTGTTTTTTATGCACTTAGGGTTCTCTCTTTTAGAAATAGGATTAACGAGACAAAAGAACACGATTAATATTTTATTTAAAAACATTTTTATAATAACCATTGGGTTGCTTCTTTATTGTGTAGTAGGATTTAATTTAATGTATCCAGGAGATTTTAACGGATTTTTAGGTTTTGCTGGATTTGGTTTGGATTCGCCATTAACAGCTGAAGGTGTATTAGATTTAACATATAACGAGGGTTATACGTATTGGACAGACTTCTTATTCCAAGGTATGTTTGCTGCTACTGCTGCTACCATTGTTTCTGGTGCGGTTGCAGAGCGTATTAAAATTGTACCATTCATGATTTTTACAGTAATTTATGTAGGGTTCGTTTACCCAATTGCTGGATCTTGGAAATGGGGTGGTGGATTTTTACAAACTTTAGAAACTCCTTTTTATGATTTTGCAGGTTCTACCTTAGTACACTCTGTTGGTGGATGGGCAGCTGTTGTTGCTGTTTGCTTATTAGGCCCTCGTATTGGTAAATTTAAAGAAGGAAAACCACAAGCAATTCCTGGACATAACATTCCATTAGCAACTACTGGGGTTTTAATTTTATGGTTAGGATGGTTCGGATTTAATGGAGGTTCTGTGCTTTCTGCAGATCCAGGATTAACATCATTAACGCTTGTAACTACATGTTTAGCAGCTGCGGCTGGTGGTGTAGTAGCTATGTTAGTTTCTACAGCTATGTACAAAAACTTAGATTTAACGATGTTCTTAAATGGTATCTTAGGGGGTTTAGTTGGTATTACTGCAGGAGCTGACCAAATGAGTCCAACCGATGCTATTTTAATAGGTGCTATTGCTGGTGCTCTAATAGTTTTTGCTGTGTCTTTTATTGATAAATTAAAATTAGACGATCCAGTTGGTGCTATTGCAGTTCACTTAGTATGCGGTATTTGGGGAACTTTAGCAGTAGGTATTTTTGGAGATTTAGCAGGTGTAGATCAGTTTATTAGCCAATTAATTGGTGTTGGTGCTTATGCTGTATTCTGTATAGTAACTGCATTTATTATCATTTTTACACTTAAGAAAACGGTGGGAATACGTGTTTCTGAAAAAGAAGAATTAGAAGGATTGGATGCACACGAACATGGTATGGATGCATATCCAGACTTTAGATTGAATGAGCATTAA
- a CDS encoding outer membrane beta-barrel protein has translation MKKLITLSMLFMATVVIGQEETPTKKVSIGGSVDAYYQTYLTAPDNIGASFGSSFAEQTGFALGMANIIATYEGETTGAVADLAFGPRGVGAVGGDESIFINQLYAYWNVSESTKLTMGRFNTFLGYEVISPVANFNYSTSYLFSNGPFSHVGLKADFALSDDFSLMLAVMNETDVNNNMSGDYSLGAQFGYAGQFLNFYYANVGLGFEVDYTGGFDLSDSFFLGINAAYADNDGEGFMGAALYPQVATSDNFSIGLRGEFFDWLSDADSSVDDQDVFAVTLTGSYTLENLIIKPELRLDSNSQEVYSDNDLAPTKSLAAFTLAAIYSF, from the coding sequence ATGAAAAAATTAATAACTCTTTCAATGCTTTTTATGGCTACGGTAGTAATTGGTCAAGAAGAAACTCCTACTAAAAAAGTAAGCATAGGCGGTAGTGTAGATGCATACTATCAAACTTACTTGACAGCTCCCGATAATATTGGAGCTTCTTTTGGTTCTTCTTTTGCCGAACAAACTGGATTCGCTTTAGGTATGGCAAATATTATTGCCACATATGAAGGAGAAACAACAGGTGCTGTTGCAGATTTAGCATTTGGGCCTAGAGGTGTAGGTGCTGTTGGTGGAGATGAAAGTATTTTTATAAATCAATTATATGCTTACTGGAATGTATCAGAAAGCACTAAATTAACCATGGGTCGTTTTAATACGTTTTTAGGATATGAGGTTATATCTCCTGTAGCTAATTTTAATTACAGTACTTCTTATTTGTTTTCCAATGGACCATTTTCTCATGTGGGTTTAAAAGCTGATTTTGCTTTATCTGATGATTTTAGTCTAATGTTAGCCGTTATGAATGAGACTGATGTTAATAATAATATGTCTGGTGATTATTCACTAGGAGCTCAATTTGGATATGCTGGACAATTCTTAAATTTTTACTATGCGAATGTAGGCCTTGGTTTTGAAGTAGATTACACAGGTGGGTTTGATTTGTCCGATTCTTTCTTCTTAGGTATCAATGCTGCTTATGCTGACAATGATGGTGAAGGATTTATGGGAGCTGCGCTTTATCCACAAGTAGCTACCTCTGATAATTTTTCAATTGGTTTAAGAGGTGAATTTTTTGACTGGTTAAGTGATGCAGATTCTAGTGTAGATGATCAAGATGTTTTTGCTGTTACTTTAACAGGAAGTTATACTCTTGAAAACTTAATAATCAAACCAGAATTACGTTTAGATAGTAATTCTCAAGAAGTATATTCAGATAATGACTTAGCTCCTACTAAAAGCTTAGCCGCTTTTACTTTGGCTGCTATTTACTCTTTCTAA
- a CDS encoding P-II family nitrogen regulator yields the protein MKKIEAIIRKSKYRVVKEALHEIGVNFFSYWDVTGIGNEKEGHVYRGVSYSTSDIQRRHLAIVVNDDFEEVTVQAILKSAGTGEVGDGKIFVSDINNCYRIRTGEKGGDTLK from the coding sequence ATGAAGAAAATTGAAGCAATTATTAGAAAATCTAAATATCGTGTAGTTAAAGAAGCTTTACATGAAATTGGTGTAAATTTTTTCTCCTACTGGGATGTTACTGGTATTGGAAATGAAAAAGAAGGACATGTTTACCGTGGCGTATCTTATAGCACAAGCGATATTCAACGCAGGCATTTAGCCATTGTAGTAAATGATGATTTTGAAGAAGTAACTGTACAAGCCATTCTTAAATCTGCTGGCACAGGTGAAGTTGGAGATGGTAAAATTTTTGTATCTGATATCAATAATTGCTACCGAATTAGGACTGGAGAAAAAGGTGGAGACACTTTAAAATAA